The DNA sequence TCCGTTCGGTAATATATTCACCATACATGAAGTGCCGTGCTGCACACTAGAAGGCCAGGACCGAATTGGCCACCCAAAGGAGAACGCATGAACGCCCCGTCGCCCCAGGATGCTTCCGATAACCAGCATGAGCTCTGGAAAATCACCCTCGGGGAGCTGGACGAGAAGATGGGCGTAAAAATCCTGGAGGAGTCAGTGGAGCGCGTGGTGGCCACCATGCCCGTGGAGGGCAACCGGCAGTCGTTTGGGCTGCTGCACGGCGGCGCCTCGCTGGCCGTGGGCGAGGCGGTGGGGTCCTGGGCGGCCGTCATCCACGCGAGCACCATGGGCAAGACGGCGGTGGGCGTTGACGTTTCCGCCACGCACCACCGTTCCGCACGCGAGGGCCAGGTGACCATTACCGCCACGCCCATCCACCTGGGCGGGACGCTGACCACGCACGAGGTGCTCATCACCAACGAGGCCGGCCAGCGGCTGTGCACGCTGCGCATCACCAACCTGCTGATGAAGCGAAAAAACTGAAAAAAATCCCCGGCTGTGCATCCATGGGCGGCCTTCCAGAGGTAATAAGCGTGTCAGCATCACCAGCCCGGATACCGGGCATCCCCCAAGGAGTTCGACATGCGCAAAATAACCTACGCCGCCGGAGCACTTTCCCTAGCTGCTTCACTGGCCTTCGCCGCTCCCGCCCAGGCCGGCAACTGGCACCACGATGACGACCCCGCCCAGCTGTCCGTCCTGCACGGGGTACCCGGCCTGACTGTGGATGTCTGGGTGAACGGCGAGCTCACCCTTGATGACTTCACGCCCGGCACCCTGGCCGGACCGCTGGAACTGGCCGCCGGCGATTACCAGATCGCCATCACCGCTTCGGACGCCACCAGCGCCGACAATCCGGTGATCGGCCCGGTGGATGTGCAGCTCGACGAGGGCCGCAATTACACGGCAGTGGCGCACCTTGACGCCGGCGGAGCCCCCACGGCGACCCTCTTCACCAACGACACCAAGGCCCCCGGCAATGACACGAAGGGCAAGCTGACGGTCCGGCACGTCGCCGCAGCGCCCGCGGTGGACGTACTGGCCGGCGGAACCGCCGTAATTGAAGGCCTCAGCAACCCGGATGAGGCAACCCTGAAGCTGAAGGCCGGCACGGTTTCAGCCTCGGTGGCAGCGGCAGGGACCACCGACCCCGTGATCGGCCCTGCTGACATCACCGTCGAAGCTGGGAAGAACACCATCGTCTACGCCTGGGGAAGCCTGGCGGACGGCACGCTGGACGTGGCTGTCCAGGTGGTTGACGGCAAAGAGAGGTGCGTCGGGCGCCACTGAGGCTACCGCAACCGGGAGGCGCGAAGCGCCATTCCCTCGGCATCGCTACGGGCCGGTCCTTGTAGGCCGGCCCGTAGCGGCTACCGCGAAGGCCGCCGGTTCCGCCGGCGCACAAGTACCGTCAGCAGGATCCCGACGGTGAGGACGCCCGCGGCAGCAGCCGCTGCGGGGATGAGCCCGGCTGATCCCGTGTAGGCCAGGCCGCCGCCGGCGCGATCACCGTTTCCGCCCGTGTTGGCAAGGCCCGCAGGAGCGCTGGGAGCGGGGCTGGTTGCCGGCGGAAGTACGACGACGGGGCTCGCCGACGGCGGGGCAGGCGACGGGTCTGCTGGGGCCGGGTCGGTCGCGGCCGGGGTGATCGGGGCGGGAGTGGCCGGGGCAGGAGTGGCCGGGGCAGTGTTGCCTGGTGCGGGGCTTGCCGGTGGCTCAGTCGGTGCCGGACTTGCCGGCGGGGCGGGCGGTGCCGCTGCAGCGGACGCAAACTCAAAGCTGTTGGTGCCCGACCGGCTGTACCCGTTCACGGTTTCTGCCGTGAAGCGCAGCGGGTCCGTACCCTGCGGAGCCGTGAAACTCCATGTCCCGTCATTATGCACGGGCACCTCAAACGGATCCTTTCCTTGGAACGTGACCCGGACCGTGGATCCGGCGGCGACCGCAGATGCCGGAGCAGCGGGAACCTGGCCGCTGATCACCTGGCCCGGCTGGTAGGCCTTCCCGGGTGCGGGGGCCGTGACGGCAGGCTTGTTGAGGAATACTTCCAGCTGGTAGCCGGGCAGCACGGCAAGGGCATCCTCCAGGGTGGCTGCAATGGCCCGCGTCTGGACGCCGTTCTGGCTTTCGGCACCGGTGTGGGTACCAACGGCAAAGTTGCCGCTGATCCACGGGCCGCCGGAGTCGCCGCCCGCCGACGTGACCGTCGATGAATCGAAGGCACGGACCGGCCGGAGGTCGTTGTCGTAGTTGGGCGGAACACTCTTTTGGCCCGGCATCATCCAGATGCCCACCGCATCGACCGTGCCGCACTTCCAGCCGGACGTCCGTCCGGACCTGCAGACGTCCTGGCCCTGGAAGGGCGCTGTGGTTCCCACGATCCTGACAGGATCGGGCGTCCTGGAGTTGCCCCAGGTAGTGGTGGAGGGCTCGGGGTTCACGGAAGGCGCGATGTCCTGGATGACGGCGATGTCGGTCCCTGCCACGGATCCGTCTGCCGCTGCCGAGTTTCCGGGGCCGCCGAACTGGCTGAACCCGAAGCTGCCCAGGGGTGACAGCGGAGGCAACGGCTGAGGCGTCAGGGCGCCGGGCCCGCTCGCGGGCGCCCACCCGGGAGGTTCCACTGACGCCTGCCGCGCCAATCCATCCCTGGCACAGTGTCCGGCGGTCAGGACGAGCGGCAGCCCGGCCGGACTGAACGCGCTGAAACCGGCTGAACAGATGGCGGTGCTGTCCACGTAGTATCCCTGGCCGCCGAGGAGGTCCCCCTCGGTCTTGAGGGAAGCACCCTTCTCCAGTTTCACGTTGGCGTACCGCGCGACGAACTGTGCCGGCGTCATTTTGCCGGTTCCGGACGGCTGGCCGGCGGAAGGAACCGGGTCCGGCTGGTTGCCCGGGGTCCCGGACTCTGCGATGTTGACGGACCCGGTCCGGATGACGAAATGACCGTCGGTGTAGGCAACCGCCTGGAGGCCCTGGGTGCCAACGTCGCGGACATAGGCCTTGTACAGCTGGTCGAGGTCGGCTGCGACCAGCCCGTTCGCCGGCGGAGGCGTGTCCTGGGCCGCCGGGGAGGCGGTGGGGACAGCCGGCGTGGCCGGGAGGGTGACCGTCGGGGGAACCAGTACAAAGGCGGCCGGGCCGGAGCGGTTCAGTTCATCCACCGCGGCCTGAAGCTCCGGACCGTCGCCTTCCACCCTGATGGTGCCGCCTTTCAGGCTGATGCCAACGAAGCCAGGCAAGGCCCGAAGGGTGGGCGCGGCGCCGGCGGCCCGCCGGCCGAGTTCACCGGCAGCATTGAATTCGGCCACGCTGATGCCAAGATCCCGGCGAAGCGCTTCAGCAAGGCCTGCCTCGGAGGGCCCAGCCGCGTTGACAGGAGCAGTCGGGGCGCCGGAAACCGCCTCGTCGCCCGTAGCCGTGCCGGGGGCGCCGGGGCCCTGGGGCGCAGGCGCCGCCATGGGGCTGCCAGTGGTGGCCGGCGCCGGAACGGCCACTGCGGGGCCGGCAGCCAACCCGGACGACAGCACTACGGCGGCTATGGCTCCTGTGGCGGAGATTCTCTTCATGGGGGTTCGCCGTTCCACTCATCCGCGCCTGCGTGCGGGCGCCCTGCGACCGCGGCCGCCGACATCAAATATCAACAGCCACATCAGTAACTTAAGTCACAAGGGTATCTTTCGGCATGCCAAGGCGGAAACGGAATCCAGCTCCGCTTCCCGCAACCCGTGCGCCAGGAGATAGCCACGGGTTCCGAGGTCACGGACAAATGACACCACCGCGAGCCCGCGCCGTTCCAGCAGGGGCTCAAGCTCCGGCCCGGTCAGGTACCGCTCCCGGCCGTGCGGCGGACCATGGGTGCGGTAGCGCTCGTTGATCCCGCGGGCCGCCCGCCGGTAGCCCTCGGCAATAGCCTCGTCCGAGTCACCAGCCAGGTCCTGGACCATGGCCGCGATCAAACCGCTCCGGTCACGGCCGGCGGCGCAGTGCAGCACCACATCCCCTTTGGGCGCGGCGAGGGCAATTGCCCGGAAGACGCCCACCAGTTTTTCCGGGAAAAGGCGCGCATTCTCGGCGTAGTGCGCGGGGTCGTTCAGGTAGGGACCGGTGACGGCGGTAAACCGCGGATCCTCCGGTTCCTCCGTGGGTGCCTGCACCACGTCGATGCCCGCCCAGGCCGCGGCCGGCACCTCGGGGTCATTGCTCCGGCGCCGCGCCTCAACTGCGTTGCGGAGATCGACGACGGTGCGGACGCCGTCGTCGAACGCCTCTTTCCACCCCGCTGCGGTGAGCCACTCGCGGCGTCCCATCCGGTAAATGCCGCCCGAAATGCGCCATGCGTTTACAGCTCCATCCCAGTCCACGGACGTGCCCTTCTTGCTCATCCGCACAGCTAACCACACGCCCCTGAACGGCGCACTGCACAGCAGCGGACATTTCACCAGGGCACAAAGGCCTGCTGACCGCCGCGCAGGGTGGCAATACTGTGGCACCTAGGTACCTGCCCGCGGTGTCCAATGAGGTCATTGTTCAAAGAGGTAACTGTTCAAAGGGGAAATTCATGGCAAGTCCAGCAGTACAGCGGCGCCGTCCGGCTTTCGCAGCCGCCCTCGCAGCCCTGGCAATCACCGCCGGCATGGCAGCGGCCCCGGCCCAGGCCGTGGACAAAGAGAAATACATTGCCCTGGGGGATTCCTATGCCGCCGGACAAGGGGCCGGTCCCTACCTGGACAGCTGCTATCGCAGCGACAACGCCTATTCCGAGCTGGCAGACGTGGACAAAACCGTGCAGCTGGTGGTCAATGCTGCGTGCAGTGGGAAGACCACCTGGGATGTGGTGAACACCCAGCTTCGCCAGCTGAACAAGAGCACGGAACTGGTGACCATTACGGCGGGAGGCAACAACCTGGGCTTCGGCCAGATCATTACCTCCTGCGGTGCTGCTCTTTCTGATCCCGCGGCAGCCCCTGCCTGCGACGCGGCTACGTCCGCCGCGGCGGCAATGATCGGGAGCGGGCAGCTCACCCGCGACGTCATCTCGATGATCCAGAGTGTCAAGGCCGCAGCCCCCAATGCCAGGATCGTTGTCACGGGATACCCGTACCTCTACGATCCGGTGGCCCCGAACCCCGCGGATCCACTGTCCCTGTTCATCAACCAGGCCACCCTTCTGGCGGACGGCCTGGACGCCTCCATCGCAGCGGCCGCCGCTGCCACCGGGGCGCAATACGTCGATGTCAGGGCCGCGTTTGCCGGGCACGGCGTCAACTCCGCAGATCCCTGGATCAACCTGGACCTTGCCAACCCCGCAAGCCCGGACAACTTCCATCCCAACGCCGCGGGCTACCAGGCCTACTTCACTGCGCTGAGCAGTTCGGGCGTCTACTCCGCTCCCTGAGCACGGTCAGCGCCCGGGGTGCGCTCCGCACCCTGGGCGCGGCGGGCCAGCCGGTATTCCAGCCCGGCGCGGACGGCCGGCCATTCGTGCTCCAGGATGGAGAACACCACCGTGTCCCGGAGGGTTCCATCGCTGGTCCGTGAATGGCTGCGGAGCACACCGTCCTGCTTGGCGCCCAACCGGGCAATGGCTTCCCGCGACTGATGGTTCAGCCAGTGCGTGCGGAACTCCACGGCGGGGCAGCCCAGCGCCTCGAAGGCATGCCGGAGCAGCAGGAGCTTGGAGTCGGGGTTGGTCCCTGTCCCCTGCACCGAGGCCGCATTCCACGTGGAGCCGATTTCAACGCGGGGCGTGGCGGCGTCGATGTTCATGTACGTGGTCATGCCGATGATGCGGCCCGGGCCACCTGTGCCCGGATCAATCAGCCGGGTGGTGAAAGGCAGCATGGATCCCTGTTCCTGCAGGGTGAGGCGGCGCCTGATCTCCGCCGCCATGGCGTCCGGCGCGGGCACCGACGTGTACCAGAGCTTCCAGAGTTCGCCGTCGCTGGCTGCGGCCAGCAGGCCGTCGTGGTGTTCCTCCGCGAGCGGCTGCAGGATTACGTGGCGGCCGGTCAGGGTAAGGGGTTCAAGGAAAGTCACTGCACCAGCCTAGGCCCGCCGGCCGCGCGGGTTACGCTGGGGCAAGCACCACGACGTCGAGCGAGGGAGTTATTGTGTCAGGAACCAACCCGGATCCCGAGGACGACAAGATCACCGGCCTGGAGCCTGGCGGCGGGGTTCCGCCGGGCGAAACCCCGCCGGGGGAAGCCTCCACCGCCGGCCCTCAGGGCCACGAGGAGCGCGGCACCGGGAAGGGCACCCAGTTCCTGTGGATCGGCATCATCGGCGTCGTAGTCCTGCTGTGCCTGCTGTACTTCATCGGCTACATCGTGGGCTTCTTCGACTAGGCCGTGTTCCGCCAGGCGGTCAGCCTAACTGGGCCAGTCGAAGAATCCCTTGCCGGTTTTGCGGCCAAGTTCACCGCGGGCCACTTTGTCCTTGAGGATCTGCGGGGGTGCAAACCTCTCGCCAAGGGTGGAGTGGAGGTATTCGGCGATTCCCAGGCGTACGTCCAGGCCCACAATATCCGTGGTTTTGAGCGGGCCGGTGGGGTGTTTGTAGCCCAGGACCATGGCATTGTCGATGTCCTCAGCGGAGGCCACTCCTTCCTCAACCATCCGCATCGCCTCCAGTGCGATGGCCACGCCCAGGCGTGAGGAGGCAAAGCCGGGGGCGTCATTGACCACGACGGCGGTCTTGCCGAGTGCCTCCACCCAGGTTTTCGCCGCATCAGCAAGTTCGGGAGACGTGCGCTCCCCCAGCACCACCTCGATAAGGGTGGATGCCGGCACGGGGTTGAAGAAGTGCAGGCCCAGGAAGTTCTCCGGCCGCTTCAGTTCACGGGCCAGGCCGTTGACGGACAGCGATGACGTGTTGGACGCCATGAAGGCATCCTCTGCCAGCCGTTCCTCGATGCCGCGCAACGCGGTGACTTTCAGGTCCCAGTCTTCGGGCACTGCTTCCACCACCAACTGGCGGTCCCTGAACGCGTCGTAGTCGGTGCTGACGGTCAGCCGGGTCACCAGTTCTTCGAAGTTGGCATCCACCGCCCCGCGTTCAATGCTTTTCAAGGCTGCGGACTCCACCCGTTCCTGGGCAGCTTCGGCGGAGACGTCGTCGCGTTCCACCACCAGCACGTTGGCGCCCTTGATGAGGAAGGCGTGCGCGATGCCGGCGCCCATGCGGCCGCCGCCCAGCACGCCCACGTACGAGGGAAGGCCGGGGGCTACTGATGAATTACTCATGGTCTACTTTCCATCGGCGGGGTTGGCGGAGGCGGCTGCCTTCTTCGCTGCATTGCGGTCCAAAAACGCCTGCATCCGGTCGAATTTGGCCTGCGACTCGAAGAGGATGCCCTGGGCCAGCTGGTCGATCAGCGGGTGCGCTTCTGCGGGGGCGTGGAATACGGACTTGGTGATGCGGACGGCCAACGGGTCCTGCCGCCCGATCCTGCTGGCCAGGCTGTGGGCAGCCTCCAGGAGTTCTGCCGGATCGTGGATTTCCGTGATGAGGTTGGCCGCTTTGGCTTCCTCGGCGCCAAGGACCAGTCCGGCCAGCAGGATCTGCTTGGCCAGCGGCTCGCCGACGAGTTCCCTCAGCCGCCAGCTGGCACCGGCCGCCGCAAGGATTCCGAGCCCTGTTTCCGGGTTGCCGATCCGCACGTTGGGGGTGCCGATTCGGAAGTCCGCGGCGTAGGCGAGTTCCGCGCCGCCGCCCAGGCAGTAGCCGTCCAGGGCCGCGATGACCGGCATGGGCAGCTTGGCGATCCGGACGAAGATGGTGGAGTTGATGCCCTCCAGTGCATCGTCGCGGCGCCGTTCGCGCAGCTGGGCAATATCGGCGCCGGAAGCGAAGACCCCGTCCACGCCGGCGATGATCAGTACCTTGGGGTTCTGTTCCAGGGCCGCGCAGACAGTGTGGAGTTCGTCCACCATCTGCTGGTCGATCGCGTTCTTCACCTGGGGACGGTTGAGCAGCACCACCACCCGGTCCTCGCGCTCCTCCACCAGGAGCGCGGAGAAGTTTTCTGCTGCCAGGTCCACCGCCGCCGCCATCAGATTTTTTCCAGCAGCATCGCCGTGCCCTGGCCTACGCCAATGCACATGGTGGCCAGGCCGATTTTCGCGTCTTCGCGTTCCATCCGTCCCAGCAGGGTGATGGCGATCCGTGACCCGCTGGAACCCAACGGGTGACCCAGGGCGATCGCGCCGCCGTCGCGGTTCACGATCTCCGGTTCCAGCCCAAGCCGGCGGATGCAGGCCAGGGACTGCGTGGCAAAGGCTTCATTGAGTTCGACGGCGGACAGGTCGCCGACGCTCAGGCCGCTCCGCTTGAGCACCTTCTGGGTGGCGGGGACCGGGCCGATGCCCATGATCTCGGGCTCGCAGCCGGCAGAGGCGCCGTCGATGATGCGGGCACGGGGGGTAAGGCCCAGCCGCTCGATGGCTGCTTCCGAGGCGATGATGATGGCGGAGGCGCCATCATTCAGGGACGAGGAGTTCCCGGCCGTCACCACGGAACCGCCGTGCGCCACGGGCTTGAGCTTGGCGAGCACGTCCATGCTGGTACCGGCGCGCGGGCCCTCGTCGGTGTCCACCACGGTCTCTGATTTGCGGGTCTTGACCGTGACGGGCACGATTTCGTCCTTGAACCGGCCGGCCTCGATGGCGTCCAGGGCAAGCTGGTGGGACCGGACGGCGAATGCGTCAGCGTCCTCACGGGAGATGCCGTCCACCCGGGCTACTTCCTCCGCCGTTTCCGGCATGGAGTAGGTCATCTTGCCGTCCCGGGACAGGCCGCCGTGCAGGAAGTGGGGATTGGTGAACCGCCAGCCGATGGAGGTGTCGAAGATCTGGCCCGGCTTGGCGAACGCAGCAGTAGGCTTCTCCTGGACCCAAGGGGCGCGGCTCATGGACTCCACGCCGCCGGCGATGACGATGTCAGCGGCTCCGGCCTTGATCATGTGGCTGGCCTGGATGATGGCACTGAGGCCGGAAGCGCAGAGCCGGTTGACCGTGATTCCCGGAATATGCAGGGGCAGCCCGGCCAGCAGGGTGGCCATGCGGGCCACGTTCCGGTTTTCCTCCCCCGCGCCGTTCGCGTTGCCCAGGATGACTTCGTCGATGCTCTCAGGATCCAGGCCGGCGCGTTCCACGGCTTCCCGGACCACAAGGGCCGCAAGATCATCCGGCCGGACGGAGGACAAGGCGCCCCCATACCTGCCTACGGGCGTTCGGACCCCACCAACAAGGAAAGCCTGCGGACCTGCGGTTGCAGCCATGGAAACACCCTTCACGCGATAAACAGCACTGTCATCGGCGGCCGGCGCAGCGAAATTTCCCACTTACCGACCGTTCGTTCTGTAAATGGTACACGGGCAGCCCCGGCCGCGCATCCGGTTACAGGACCCTCACCCCAAGATGCGCAGCGATCAGCGGCGCCAGGAGCCCCAACTGATACTCATCGATCACGAGCCCGGACAGGCTGCCAAGGCCGCTGACCCGGCGGAACTCCGTGCCCCTGATGTCGAAGTCCT is a window from the Arthrobacter sp. NicSoilC5 genome containing:
- a CDS encoding hotdog fold thioesterase — protein: MNAPSPQDASDNQHELWKITLGELDEKMGVKILEESVERVVATMPVEGNRQSFGLLHGGASLAVGEAVGSWAAVIHASTMGKTAVGVDVSATHHRSAREGQVTITATPIHLGGTLTTHEVLITNEAGQRLCTLRITNLLMKRKN
- a CDS encoding DUF4397 domain-containing protein; the encoded protein is MRKITYAAGALSLAASLAFAAPAQAGNWHHDDDPAQLSVLHGVPGLTVDVWVNGELTLDDFTPGTLAGPLELAAGDYQIAITASDATSADNPVIGPVDVQLDEGRNYTAVAHLDAGGAPTATLFTNDTKAPGNDTKGKLTVRHVAAAPAVDVLAGGTAVIEGLSNPDEATLKLKAGTVSASVAAAGTTDPVIGPADITVEAGKNTIVYAWGSLADGTLDVAVQVVDGKERCVGRH
- a CDS encoding S1 family peptidase produces the protein MKRISATGAIAAVVLSSGLAAGPAVAVPAPATTGSPMAAPAPQGPGAPGTATGDEAVSGAPTAPVNAAGPSEAGLAEALRRDLGISVAEFNAAGELGRRAAGAAPTLRALPGFVGISLKGGTIRVEGDGPELQAAVDELNRSGPAAFVLVPPTVTLPATPAVPTASPAAQDTPPPANGLVAADLDQLYKAYVRDVGTQGLQAVAYTDGHFVIRTGSVNIAESGTPGNQPDPVPSAGQPSGTGKMTPAQFVARYANVKLEKGASLKTEGDLLGGQGYYVDSTAICSAGFSAFSPAGLPLVLTAGHCARDGLARQASVEPPGWAPASGPGALTPQPLPPLSPLGSFGFSQFGGPGNSAAADGSVAGTDIAVIQDIAPSVNPEPSTTTWGNSRTPDPVRIVGTTAPFQGQDVCRSGRTSGWKCGTVDAVGIWMMPGQKSVPPNYDNDLRPVRAFDSSTVTSAGGDSGGPWISGNFAVGTHTGAESQNGVQTRAIAATLEDALAVLPGYQLEVFLNKPAVTAPAPGKAYQPGQVISGQVPAAPASAVAAGSTVRVTFQGKDPFEVPVHNDGTWSFTAPQGTDPLRFTAETVNGYSRSGTNSFEFASAAAAPPAPPASPAPTEPPASPAPGNTAPATPAPATPAPITPAATDPAPADPSPAPPSASPVVVLPPATSPAPSAPAGLANTGGNGDRAGGGLAYTGSAGLIPAAAAAAGVLTVGILLTVLVRRRNRRPSR
- a CDS encoding tyrosine-protein phosphatase, which translates into the protein MSKKGTSVDWDGAVNAWRISGGIYRMGRREWLTAAGWKEAFDDGVRTVVDLRNAVEARRRSNDPEVPAAAWAGIDVVQAPTEEPEDPRFTAVTGPYLNDPAHYAENARLFPEKLVGVFRAIALAAPKGDVVLHCAAGRDRSGLIAAMVQDLAGDSDEAIAEGYRRAARGINERYRTHGPPHGRERYLTGPELEPLLERRGLAVVSFVRDLGTRGYLLAHGLREAELDSVSALACRKIPL
- a CDS encoding SGNH/GDSL hydrolase family protein, which translates into the protein MASPAVQRRRPAFAAALAALAITAGMAAAPAQAVDKEKYIALGDSYAAGQGAGPYLDSCYRSDNAYSELADVDKTVQLVVNAACSGKTTWDVVNTQLRQLNKSTELVTITAGGNNLGFGQIITSCGAALSDPAAAPACDAATSAAAAMIGSGQLTRDVISMIQSVKAAAPNARIVVTGYPYLYDPVAPNPADPLSLFINQATLLADGLDASIAAAAAATGAQYVDVRAAFAGHGVNSADPWINLDLANPASPDNFHPNAAGYQAYFTALSSSGVYSAP
- a CDS encoding GNAT family protein, whose protein sequence is MTFLEPLTLTGRHVILQPLAEEHHDGLLAAASDGELWKLWYTSVPAPDAMAAEIRRRLTLQEQGSMLPFTTRLIDPGTGGPGRIIGMTTYMNIDAATPRVEIGSTWNAASVQGTGTNPDSKLLLLRHAFEALGCPAVEFRTHWLNHQSREAIARLGAKQDGVLRSHSRTSDGTLRDTVVFSILEHEWPAVRAGLEYRLARRAQGAERTPGADRAQGAE
- a CDS encoding DUF6480 family protein; its protein translation is MSGTNPDPEDDKITGLEPGGGVPPGETPPGEASTAGPQGHEERGTGKGTQFLWIGIIGVVVLLCLLYFIGYIVGFFD
- a CDS encoding 3-hydroxyacyl-CoA dehydrogenase family protein, with the protein product MSNSSVAPGLPSYVGVLGGGRMGAGIAHAFLIKGANVLVVERDDVSAEAAQERVESAALKSIERGAVDANFEELVTRLTVSTDYDAFRDRQLVVEAVPEDWDLKVTALRGIEERLAEDAFMASNTSSLSVNGLARELKRPENFLGLHFFNPVPASTLIEVVLGERTSPELADAAKTWVEALGKTAVVVNDAPGFASSRLGVAIALEAMRMVEEGVASAEDIDNAMVLGYKHPTGPLKTTDIVGLDVRLGIAEYLHSTLGERFAPPQILKDKVARGELGRKTGKGFFDWPS
- a CDS encoding enoyl-CoA hydratase/isomerase family protein, producing the protein MAAAVDLAAENFSALLVEEREDRVVVLLNRPQVKNAIDQQMVDELHTVCAALEQNPKVLIIAGVDGVFASGADIAQLRERRRDDALEGINSTIFVRIAKLPMPVIAALDGYCLGGGAELAYAADFRIGTPNVRIGNPETGLGILAAAGASWRLRELVGEPLAKQILLAGLVLGAEEAKAANLITEIHDPAELLEAAHSLASRIGRQDPLAVRITKSVFHAPAEAHPLIDQLAQGILFESQAKFDRMQAFLDRNAAKKAAASANPADGK
- a CDS encoding thiolase family protein gives rise to the protein MAATAGPQAFLVGGVRTPVGRYGGALSSVRPDDLAALVVREAVERAGLDPESIDEVILGNANGAGEENRNVARMATLLAGLPLHIPGITVNRLCASGLSAIIQASHMIKAGAADIVIAGGVESMSRAPWVQEKPTAAFAKPGQIFDTSIGWRFTNPHFLHGGLSRDGKMTYSMPETAEEVARVDGISREDADAFAVRSHQLALDAIEAGRFKDEIVPVTVKTRKSETVVDTDEGPRAGTSMDVLAKLKPVAHGGSVVTAGNSSSLNDGASAIIIASEAAIERLGLTPRARIIDGASAGCEPEIMGIGPVPATQKVLKRSGLSVGDLSAVELNEAFATQSLACIRRLGLEPEIVNRDGGAIALGHPLGSSGSRIAITLLGRMEREDAKIGLATMCIGVGQGTAMLLEKI